In the Kribbella sp. NBC_00482 genome, one interval contains:
- the tdh gene encoding L-threonine 3-dehydrogenase produces the protein MKALVKAEAKPGLWLQEVPEPKIEADEVLIKVLRTGLCGTDLHIQSWDHWAQKNVPVPMVTGHEFCGEVVEVGVGVRDVAVGDLVSGEGHLVCGRCRNCRAGRRHLCIKTRGLGVHVPGAFAEYVALPAMNAWVHKDQVDLDVAAIFDPFGNAVHTALSFPLVGEDVLITGAGPIGVMAAAVALHAGARNVVITDLSEYRLDLARKIGVTRAVNVADETIAQAQQSLGMREGFDVGMEMSGQPAALRDMLANMTHGGKIAMLGLPSDEIAIDWGTVVLNMLTIKGIYGREMFETWYSMSVMLERGLDLTPVITHRFGYADFERAFDVARQGQCGKVIMDWTAETLEEKH, from the coding sequence ATGAAGGCGCTTGTGAAGGCCGAGGCAAAGCCCGGTCTGTGGTTGCAGGAGGTCCCCGAGCCGAAGATCGAGGCCGACGAGGTCCTGATCAAGGTGCTCCGCACCGGGTTGTGCGGCACCGATCTGCACATCCAGAGCTGGGACCACTGGGCGCAGAAGAACGTCCCGGTGCCGATGGTGACCGGGCACGAGTTCTGCGGTGAGGTGGTCGAGGTCGGCGTCGGCGTCCGTGACGTCGCGGTCGGCGACCTGGTCAGCGGCGAGGGACACCTGGTGTGCGGCCGCTGCCGCAACTGCCGGGCCGGCCGCCGCCATCTGTGCATCAAGACGCGCGGCCTCGGCGTCCACGTGCCGGGTGCGTTCGCGGAGTACGTCGCTCTGCCGGCCATGAACGCGTGGGTCCACAAGGACCAGGTGGACCTCGACGTCGCCGCGATCTTCGACCCGTTCGGCAACGCCGTACACACGGCCTTGTCCTTCCCGCTGGTCGGCGAGGACGTGCTGATCACCGGCGCCGGCCCGATCGGGGTGATGGCCGCGGCGGTCGCGCTGCACGCCGGAGCGCGGAACGTGGTGATCACCGACCTCTCGGAGTACCGCCTCGACCTGGCCCGGAAGATCGGCGTGACCCGCGCGGTGAACGTCGCCGACGAGACGATCGCGCAGGCGCAGCAGAGTCTCGGGATGCGCGAGGGGTTCGACGTCGGGATGGAGATGTCCGGGCAGCCGGCCGCGCTGCGGGACATGCTCGCGAACATGACGCACGGCGGGAAGATCGCGATGCTCGGGCTGCCGTCGGACGAGATCGCGATCGACTGGGGCACCGTGGTGCTCAACATGCTGACCATCAAGGGCATCTACGGCCGGGAGATGTTCGAGACCTGGTACTCGATGTCGGTGATGCTGGAGCGCGGCCTGGACCTGACGCCGGTGATCACCCACCGGTTCGGGTACGCCGACTTCGAGCGTGCCTTCGACGTGGCGCGCCAGGGGCAGTGCGGCA
- a CDS encoding class E sortase, which produces MRGVVRGAGIVFLVVGVGMLGWVGWQYFGTGVVSNQQMDKAESALRDEWKTPAAVKPSTGKPFVLIRIPKFGADWEKPVVEGVDADDLARGIGHYPQTQLPGQPGNFAIAGHRVTHGSPFRKLLELQKGDQVVVETAEAVYTYELDGSPRDLTVKPTDTWVLDPVPGKSQTPTHSIITLTTCQDLFHSPDRSVAFGQLVKVSKK; this is translated from the coding sequence ATGCGGGGAGTAGTCAGGGGAGCGGGGATCGTGTTCCTCGTGGTCGGGGTCGGGATGCTCGGGTGGGTCGGATGGCAGTACTTCGGAACCGGCGTGGTCTCGAACCAGCAGATGGACAAGGCCGAGAGCGCGCTCCGGGACGAGTGGAAGACGCCCGCGGCGGTGAAGCCGTCGACGGGCAAGCCGTTCGTGCTGATCCGCATCCCGAAATTCGGCGCGGACTGGGAGAAGCCGGTGGTGGAGGGCGTCGACGCCGACGACCTGGCCCGCGGGATCGGGCACTACCCGCAGACCCAGCTGCCCGGACAGCCGGGGAACTTCGCGATCGCCGGGCACCGCGTCACCCACGGCTCCCCGTTCCGCAAGCTGCTCGAACTGCAGAAAGGCGACCAGGTCGTCGTCGAGACCGCGGAGGCCGTCTACACGTACGAGCTGGACGGCTCGCCCCGCGACCTGACCGTCAAGCCGACCGACACCTGGGTCCTGGACCCGGTCCCCGGCAAGAGCCAGACGCCCACCCACTCGATCATCACCCTGACCACCTGCCAAGACCTCTTCCACTCCCCGGACCGCTCCGTCGCCTTCGGGCAATTGGTCAAGGTCAGCAAGAAGTAA